From a region of the Falco peregrinus isolate bFalPer1 chromosome 5, bFalPer1.pri, whole genome shotgun sequence genome:
- the HIGD1A gene encoding HIG1 domain family member 1A, mitochondrial, whose translation MSSGQESVLSEYESDTSQTSKLLRKFKETPFVPIGMAGFAMVVGYGLYKLKHRGEMKMSLHLIHMRVAAQGFVVGALTCGVLYSMFQEYVVKPKE comes from the exons ATGTCATCTGGTCAGGAATCCGTTCTCTCAGAGTATGAATCTGACACCAGCCAGACATCAAAGCTGTTAAGAAAATTTAAAGAGACACCATTTGTACCCATCG GGATGGCTGGCTTCGCCATGGTGGTTGGCTACGGGCTGtacaaactgaagcacagaggtgaaatgaaaatgtcactTCACCTGATTCACATGCGTGTGGCAGCACAGGGCTTTGTCGTGGGAGCATTAACATGTG GTGTGCTGTATTCAATGTTTCAGGAGTACGTGGTGAAGCCCAAGGAGTAA
- the CCDC13 gene encoding coiled-coil domain-containing protein 13: protein MESDMKVNEHFKSQFKAYQEQQQRRLQNLMERKKKQNSQKDDNGNAKETFGIPNDLNLFETGQPVNEDDSKRLLEVENEQLQDQLREVQDENCRLYKLMTEKDFEIKQLQKKIQEDRLALSGTSGLAGDVAATKIVELAKKNREIMAETESEKAKVKQLNNKVKELERELQAAVEKIRSLGGDARIKQSTLKMTEGNLAESPEVKALQEKLTTANFKVIEYRNQLQSTKQELRMIQKLLANEVGEDVNIQNLLTNSGSWRGRAQQILVLQSKVRELENQLGQNKSRTSLSEIDEELLALSDPRKLSAQEKNLLKIRNLEKEKKETLEKLTGEHDALQKSHEEVKKKFDASKARNKILCCEVKTLKGQIITLLEKGKHDDELIDTLLIQQKQMQEILKHLSQQDEKNKESQQMLGQHLNSEVQQQNCLIEKLRQMVAEREAKVQELEEEIRQLTLQNKSAHQGDSSGADTPPSELSEDPGFSLLKPLASGSNQVGRIGSARTVSKMGHTLVESAATKPSLLRNNITPGRLTGTDSPDLKVLQTQITEHKALCQAAEVEKDRLLELVTVLQKRVEEGSNKVLKAEKRLQEERRRRVILEQQLEKLQMDPGRNTGAQKPPLRSKTGQPVSHSRLTVNASDRQELSVAQLSKLPLESQVEELRTRLVIQQDENEALKAALETTVRKKEEDFKLYQDTMDQVKDIFLQAIQQQKQEES, encoded by the exons ATGGAGTCAGACATGAAAGTGAATGAACATTTCAAAAGCCAGTTTAAGGCTTATCAAGAACAACAGCAAAGACGCCTGCAAAATCTaatggagaggaagaaaaagcagaacagtcAGAAGGATGATAATGGCAATGCAAAGGAGACATTTGGAATCCCAAATGATCTAAACCTGTTTGAAACAGGACAACCTGTAAATGAAGATGACAGCAAAAG gtTGCTTGAGGTTGAGAACGAGCAGCTCCAGGATCAGCTTCGAGAGGTCCAAGATGAGAACTGCAGACTATACAAACTGATGACAgagaaagattttgaaataaagcaactccagaaaaaaatacaggaggaCAGATTGGCTTTGTCAG GGACGTCTGGTTTAGCTGGAGATGTTGCAGCTACTAAAATAGTTGAATTGGCCAAAAAGAATCGTGAGATAATGGCTGAGACTGAGAGTGAAAAAGCCAAAGTGAAGCAACTGAATAACAAAGTCAAAGAGCTGGAGAGAGAA CTACAGGCAGCTGTAGAAAAAATACGTTCTCTTGGTGGTGATGCAAGAATCAAGCAATCAACTCTGAAGATGACGGAAGGAAACTTG GCTGAAAGTCCAGAGGTGAAAGCGTTGCAAGAAAAATTAACCACAGCCAACTTTAAAGTGATAGAATATCGTAACCAACTCCAATCTACAAAACAGGAACTGAGAATGATCCAAAAG CTTTTAGCAAATGAAGTCGGGGAAGATGTGAATATTCAAAATCTCTTGACCAATTCTGGCAGCTGGCGTGGACGAGCCCAGCAAATTCTTGTTCTCCAAAGCAAG GTTCGAGAGCTGGAGAATCAGTTGGGTCAAAACAAGAGCAGAACATCACTGAGTGAGATTGATGAGGAATTGCTGGCACTTAGTGATCCAAGGAAGTTGTCAGCCCAAGAGAAGAACTTGCTGAAGATTCGcaacttggaaaaagaaaagaaagaaactttggAG AAACTCACTGGGGAACACGATGCTCTCCAAAAAAGTCACgaggaagtgaaaaaaaaatttgacgCATCAAAAGCCAGGAACAAGATATTGTGCTGTGAAGTGAAAACCCTGAAGGGACAGATCATAACCttgctggagaaaggaaaacacgACGATGAGCTCATAGACACCTTGCTG ATCCAGCAGAAGCAAATGCAGGAGATCTTAAAGCACTTGAGCCAGCAGGATGAGAAGAACAAGGAGTCCCAGCAGATGCTAGGGCAGCACTTGAACAGTGAGGTTCAGCAACAAAACTGCCTTATAGAGAAGCTCAGACAGATGGTGGCTGAACGAGAAGCAAAGGTTCAAGAGCTGGAAGAGGAGATTAGGCAACTCACACTTCAG AATAAATCTGCCCATCAAGGAGACAGTTCAGGAGCTGATACACCACCTTCTGAACTCTCAGAAGATCCTGGTTTTTCTCTGCTTAAGCCTCTGGCATCAGGCAGCAATCAGGTTGGAAGGATTGGATCTGCTCG CACAGTGTCCAAGATGGGCCATACACTTGTAGAGTCGGCAGCTACTAAGCCTTCCCTTCTCAGGAATAACATCACACCTGGAAG gCTTACTGGCACTGACAGCCCGGATTTGAAAGTGCTGCAGACGCAGATCACAGAGCACAAGGcgctctgccaggctgctgaAGTAGAAAAAGACAGGCTCCTGGAACTGGtcactgtgctgcagaaaag GGTGGAGGAAGGCAGCAATAAAGTCTTGAAAGCTGAGAAAAGGCTTCAGGAAGAGAGGCGGCGACGTGTCATTTTGGAACAGCAGCTTGAAAAACTGCAGATGGATCCAGGGAGGAACACAGGTGCACAGAAACCTCCCCTGAGGAGCAAAACAG GCCAGCCTGTGAGTCACTCAAGACTCACCGTGAATGCGAGTGATAGACAGGAGCTCTCTGTAGCCCAGCTTTCTAAGTTGCCTCTAGAATCGCAGGTCGAGGAGCTGCGCACAAG GCTTGTGATCCAGCAGGATGAGAACGAAGCGCTGAAGGCTGCTTTGGAGACTActgtgagaaagaaagaggaagatttTAAACTGTATCAAGACACAATGGATCAAGTGAAGGATATCTTTTTACAGGccattcagcagcagaaacaagagGAGAGTTAA